In a genomic window of Gloeothece verrucosa PCC 7822:
- a CDS encoding calcium-binding protein has protein sequence MMIPFWVGPNSDYISGDTDQDGDDIVIGDQGYWTPEVIISQSDANSNPDGNDTIFTNGGNDIILGSDGRDYIEADRGLDVITGDYAIINHNGKTVLRINTIEVEKGNDDFIHSGDNNDTVLGGTNNDTIFGGNDSGNDILLGDNGTVVNNDKSGQSNDIFSHSPLFGGLDRIAGGQGNDIIIGGSGGKDTTDKTATTMTGKSGDGLTGNEGNDIVIGDNAYITRNSSNQIEKIETTYTNYGGDDYILGEKGTDYLIGGFGKDSLGGGENTDILLGDNAYFDYTLDKNLSTLDFVTTTEITLGDNDTLNGDQQNDILIGGKLNDMIDGGTGNDTIAGDNASIRRRNNTLNPRIRVLSGEIIYDANGNPQITSESQPDLLSPSQYEIELLDASTIPNSISYGNDYIAGGANDDMIFGQQGNDTIQGDSTTTQKVSPTQASIESKNDGDDYIEGGSGKDLIFGNLGQDDIIGGNSNLFNKNTTSRLDGEDTIFGGAGTQISRNHQGNSSPEGHTRDADVIVGDNGNIFRLVGINGVNGGKYLTFNYDNYSSQLKLIPRAVEKLDYNHESDSPNLGGNDLIYGESGDDEIYGMTGDDIIFGNGQDDNLIGGIGNDRIYGGTGEDGILGDEGQISTSRNGQIEPLYGILTPNVQQTLSIANTLIGTVINPVNRLRKDVNLLAYNFGGNDVIYGGLGDDSLHGGAGDDAISGAEALPEFYNSNPITNFNPLGYNPQTRKLAAYNASNPRQKIPNFLLNFEAFVINPTTLAIEKVNDGNDRIFGDIGNDWLVGGTQNDNLFGGLGDDVLNADDNHETNNKLNNQPDNLEYADADFAFGGGGLDVLIANTGKDRLFDWVNNFNTYIVPFEFYESPVVNRFISPEIVQFLQGLGYASGADKNKPEPQGELGLVTETDPEWLAQQGDPRDPMGNLINVPIDTLGEIETNKK, from the coding sequence ATGATGATACCGTTTTGGGTGGGCCCCAACAGTGATTATATTAGCGGTGATACAGATCAGGATGGAGATGATATTGTCATCGGTGACCAAGGATACTGGACTCCTGAAGTAATCATCTCTCAATCTGATGCTAACAGTAACCCTGACGGTAACGATACGATTTTTACTAATGGAGGAAATGATATTATATTAGGCAGCGATGGAAGAGATTATATCGAGGCAGACAGAGGTTTAGATGTCATTACTGGAGATTACGCTATCATTAACCATAATGGAAAAACCGTTCTCAGAATTAATACAATTGAAGTAGAAAAAGGGAATGATGACTTTATCCATAGCGGCGATAATAATGACACTGTTTTAGGCGGGACAAACAATGATACTATTTTCGGCGGGAATGATAGCGGCAACGATATTTTATTAGGAGATAATGGAACCGTCGTTAATAATGATAAAAGTGGACAAAGTAATGATATCTTTAGCCATTCTCCGTTATTTGGGGGTTTAGATAGAATTGCTGGCGGCCAGGGAAATGATATCATTATTGGCGGTTCTGGAGGGAAAGATACCACTGATAAAACCGCTACCACTATGACAGGTAAAAGCGGCGATGGACTCACAGGAAATGAAGGAAATGATATAGTGATCGGAGATAATGCCTATATCACCCGCAACTCTAGCAACCAAATTGAAAAAATTGAAACAACTTACACAAACTATGGCGGCGATGATTACATTTTAGGAGAAAAAGGAACAGATTATCTCATAGGAGGATTTGGAAAAGATAGTCTAGGCGGTGGTGAAAATACAGATATACTTTTAGGCGACAATGCTTACTTTGATTACACCCTTGATAAAAATCTGAGTACCCTAGATTTTGTCACCACTACAGAAATTACCCTAGGAGATAATGACACATTAAATGGCGATCAACAGAATGATATTCTTATCGGTGGAAAGCTGAATGATATGATTGACGGTGGAACAGGTAATGACACCATCGCCGGTGATAACGCCTCAATTCGGCGGCGCAATAATACCCTCAATCCTCGAATACGGGTTTTGAGTGGTGAAATAATTTATGATGCTAATGGCAATCCTCAAATTACTTCTGAAAGCCAACCTGATCTGCTATCTCCTTCTCAATATGAAATTGAACTCCTGGATGCTTCAACTATTCCCAATTCTATTTCTTACGGAAATGATTATATTGCAGGAGGAGCCAATGATGATATGATTTTTGGGCAACAAGGAAATGATACGATCCAAGGCGATAGTACCACCACGCAAAAAGTTAGCCCAACTCAAGCTTCTATTGAAAGTAAAAATGATGGAGATGACTATATAGAAGGGGGAAGTGGTAAAGACTTAATTTTTGGTAATCTTGGACAAGATGATATTATTGGCGGAAATTCCAACCTATTTAATAAAAATACCACCAGCCGCCTTGATGGTGAAGATACTATTTTTGGCGGCGCAGGAACACAAATCAGCCGTAATCATCAAGGAAATTCCTCTCCTGAAGGACATACTAGGGATGCAGATGTAATAGTAGGAGACAATGGCAATATTTTCCGTCTAGTGGGAATCAATGGCGTAAATGGAGGAAAATATCTCACCTTTAATTATGACAACTATAGTAGCCAATTAAAATTGATTCCTCGGGCTGTTGAAAAACTCGATTATAATCATGAGAGTGATAGCCCAAACCTAGGAGGTAACGACCTTATTTATGGTGAATCAGGAGATGATGAAATTTATGGCATGACTGGCGATGATATCATTTTTGGCAATGGACAAGATGATAATCTTATCGGTGGAATAGGCAATGATCGAATCTACGGAGGAACGGGAGAAGACGGAATTCTTGGCGACGAGGGGCAAATTTCCACCAGTCGTAATGGGCAAATTGAACCTCTTTATGGAATTCTCACGCCTAATGTACAACAAACTTTAAGTATTGCTAATACCCTTATCGGTACAGTCATTAATCCCGTAAATCGTCTCAGAAAAGATGTAAATTTATTAGCCTACAATTTTGGAGGAAATGATGTCATTTATGGCGGCTTAGGCGATGATTCTTTACATGGAGGCGCGGGAGATGACGCTATCTCTGGTGCTGAAGCTTTACCTGAGTTTTATAATAGTAATCCCATCACGAACTTTAATCCTCTTGGCTACAATCCGCAAACTCGAAAACTGGCGGCTTATAATGCAAGTAATCCTCGTCAAAAAATTCCTAACTTTTTGCTAAACTTTGAAGCTTTTGTCATCAATCCTACTACTCTAGCAATAGAAAAAGTTAATGATGGTAATGATAGAATCTTTGGAGATATAGGAAATGATTGGTTAGTAGGAGGAACCCAAAACGATAACCTCTTTGGCGGCTTAGGAGATGATGTTCTTAATGCTGATGATAATCATGAGACTAATAATAAACTCAATAACCAACCTGATAATTTAGAATATGCTGATGCTGACTTTGCCTTTGGAGGAGGAGGATTAGATGTTTTAATTGCTAATACTGGTAAAGATAGATTATTTGACTGGGTTAATAATTTTAACACTTACATTGTCCCCTTTGAATTCTATGAATCTCCTGTAGTTAACCGTTTTATTTCTCCGGAAATCGTTCAATTTTTACAAGGATTAGGATATGCTAGTGGGGCAGATAAAAACAAACCTGAACCGCAAGGAGAACTAGGATTAGTGACTGAAACAGACCCTGAATGGCTTGCTCAACAGGGCGACCCCCGCGACCCTATGGGAAATTTAATCAATGTTCCTATTGATACTTTAGGAGAAATCGAAACGAATAAGAAATAA
- a CDS encoding PEP-CTERM sorting domain-containing protein, whose translation MKKYLSYLSVISLSLLGSLGGISLTPLAANAQLSIKLEATVSADNHYGLFVGNQDASDLLLIGRNEKGPFHIPDTIPPVPNEIPDHPLFFNWEGAESWLKILYKKYKYIYMVVWGDEAVHEGWLGKVALTFTCKTRDCFGTTIVEKKEFFSSDESWEYLISYHLYPGDFGEVPSNSEIHEEVSSANNNSLWMPAIALGSNDGTTLPWKHITGIDNNILILDAFTPDNYYRIFRQEMSCIECNSEPIECVPEPSMILGILMASSLGVFFKLYGISNKLTQQ comes from the coding sequence ATGAAAAAATATTTATCGTATTTATCGGTTATTTCCCTTAGCTTGTTGGGTTCTTTGGGTGGGATCAGTCTAACTCCTTTAGCGGCTAATGCACAACTGAGTATTAAATTAGAGGCTACGGTAAGCGCAGATAATCATTATGGACTATTTGTAGGTAATCAAGATGCCAGCGATCTTTTACTAATTGGAAGAAATGAAAAAGGTCCTTTTCATATTCCTGATACCATTCCGCCGGTTCCTAATGAAATTCCTGACCATCCTTTATTTTTTAATTGGGAAGGGGCAGAAAGCTGGTTAAAAATTTTATACAAAAAATATAAATATATTTACATGGTTGTTTGGGGAGATGAAGCTGTACACGAGGGATGGTTAGGAAAAGTTGCTTTAACTTTTACTTGTAAAACACGTGACTGTTTTGGCACAACTATTGTTGAAAAAAAGGAATTTTTTTCTTCAGATGAAAGTTGGGAATATTTAATTAGTTATCACCTTTATCCAGGCGATTTTGGCGAAGTGCCTAGTAATTCCGAAATTCATGAAGAAGTTTCTTCTGCTAACAATAATAGCTTATGGATGCCAGCTATTGCTTTAGGCAGTAACGATGGTACAACCTTGCCTTGGAAACATATTACAGGGATTGATAACAATATTTTAATCTTAGATGCTTTTACACCCGATAATTATTATAGAATTTTTAGACAGGAAATGTCTTGCATCGAATGTAACTCTGAACCAATTGAATGTGTACCAGAACCGTCGATGATTTTGGGAATATTGATGGCATCAAGTTTAGGTGTTTTTTTTAAGCTGTATGGAATTTCAAACAAATTAACACAACAATAA